The genomic stretch TCCTCGTGCATACTCATAAGTTACAGTACGGCGAGGCTGCACCCAGCAGTGTTTTCTGAAATAAtactacattttttcttctcatcatTCAGTTCTTTATGCATTTATCAAAGTGTCATGCTTTCAGATTTGCTCCAATATCTCCTTAATTATGTCATAAAAAAGATCTAATTCAATCTAtttataataagaataaaaaggaTTCAGAAAGTATTTATATATTCATAATTCCACTATAGACTTCAATTGCTTAAATTACACCTTGAGGTTAATCCAATTTGGGTCCTAAGATAAGACCCTTCTGGCTACTGCCTACCTATGTAGCTATGGGGCGgccctgtgccagtccccaaCCAGGAAAAAATACATGGTTGTGTGAGGGAGGGCATCTGGCCAAACTAAAACATCCGGATCAGTGagagctgattcgctgtggtgacccctcaCCGGATATGCCGCGAGGTAAGCAACAACTTATTGATAACTGATACTATTTGTATCAATCACTTTACTTGTAGAGCACCTTTTATTAACGCGCTGGTCCGACGATgtatctcaaacacacctattactggagctgcagttcatgacgtgggacttcagAAATAACAGAACtcaaatggtttgaccaatcacgaaatacaactgtaatacctcgattcaacctgtagggggcagcacacagaccaTTTATGACTAtaatttcaagttttattttaattcgtcaaaaaattggcaatgaccaacaaacaacacttttaaagctccatttattgaggtcaacagccaaaaacagTTGATTCAGGGTTCAGTTGCCCTTTAAACTCGGGCTGAAAACTTCATTATTTAGCAATGCATTTTACAATGCATGTaaccatttttacatttctgagttttaatcttattgatttttatgaatttacttatgttttaacaattgatttttttttttttataatgaatgatttttttgtacagcactttgaattgCCTCGGGTTACAATTGTGCTTTAGAAATATACTTGCTTGCTTAAGACATCATAGATTAAAAGCGACAACAACCAAAGAGTAGAATATCTTGGAAGGAAATgctgtagctaatattttaaggTGTAGACTAAAAGATGGAAAGTGTAAAGATGTACAAATGATAAACTATAAAgccataaaatacttaaaagccaAGTATTATTGCTTTGCACAATTTTGTATTTGGTTTGTTCTTGTCAGGACAAGGACTTGTTGCAGAAACTcttttgattaatatttattaatgtgaCTAAAAGAACTTAACGGGGAAGaaacctagaaaaaaaatgggacaGAGCAGCGAGATGATGTCACAGATGACCTGACCAAGGCCATACGGGTTCATTGACTAAAGCAGCATCAGCTGTGGATGGTTAGCAAATCAAGATGTGAATGTGCGGAGGGTGGGATGACAAGACCTTAATTTAACACCAAGCAACCCATGAAAACTGAACTAAACGGCACCAATCCTCACAGTCCCTTCTCTCTGACATTTTTTCCACAGTTCGACTCTATTCGTTGCTCCCAACAACGTTTTTAACATTTCTCCATCAGAATTTCTGTCAGGTGTAAAAGCATTTTGTCAAAACACGCTATAAGAGCCCgacatgttaaagaaaaatatacagCTCTAATGTTAGAATCCTCTGAATAAGTCCTACTTTTGAAGGTAGACCTCACTGTGATAGAATCCTCTCCATATATTTGTGGATTCCTTTTGTTATTTCAGCTCAGTGTGGGGGTTTGGGCTGCAGTCTTCCTGCTCCGTCTCTGCTGTGTTTGGAGCCGTGAGAGTCTCTGCACTCCTAACCTGTGGTCTGTGGAAAGTGTTGCCCTCCCTGCAGCCCACAAAGCTGCTTCTCCAGAACAGaagagttttttgttgttgttttctcaaAGCAACCTGCATCCAATGAACTTAGAAAAGCTCTGATAAGGAATACACCtgaataggtttttttttctattaatggacttatgaaatccacaaaaacaatcaaaactctttgatttctgtttcagttgagaaaaaatacacaatttctcagttaaaataatttcacatcCTGTTGCTAGTATTGCATCAAAGTGAgccaaaatgcaattaaaaataaatcatactAATAAGATTAAACAAGCAGAAAGCACTCATTTTCTGTTTACTTTGACACCTTTAAACAAGTTTTACTTGTAAAATACTTTGCTTTGTGGATTTTATAGATTAATAAAGTTGGATGTCTGTCAATAAAGTTATGATCTTTAAAAGATTTATCAGTTTgaaccaatttttaaaaaaatctaaaactgacCGATGTTgccattcttttttattttttatttttttgttaaatatttctgAGAGGGAAAACTTCTTTCTGTTAGTTTCTCATCCAAAGGTGAGctctgttaaaagaaaaaaacttggttTGGGAATGAAAAAtggaatgaacattttaaatcaaactaaatcatAATCTTGTCAAACATAAATTAGTAGCTGTGAGATACCAACAGAAATTGGAGAATAATATAAGATAAAGTCCTGctcttttatttatacattgGCTTCCTGTTGAATTTAGAATAggtcatttttggttttaaagccTTGCACGGACAAACCCCAACTACATTTCTGATCTTTTAACTCTCCTTCATGGTCCCCTGATGAGAatctttttacataaaatgtctGAGAATGTTTTATTGGGTTTACCTGCTTTAAacaacttgtattatttttctgtttttattttaatattgtaaaTCACTTTGTGagttgctctccataaaaaggGCTATATGAATAacaatttactttaaactttgagtatcttctgatctattttgaaaggattCCTAATGGTGTTTCAGTTATGATTATTCAGTATTTAGCCAAATGTTTTGGTGGATTGTTTAGAGCTCCaggcagggagcttgtggtccaccCAACATATTCCTTATGTcacaaataacattttgaataaagaaaactcacaaatgcaatttaaaactttctttataaatctccatcatgacaaaaatgacacaagaacatgttaaaaaccaagGCTGcattgataaaatcaatttgaatcaatctaagcttaatagatcaataatcgatccataagaatagagattgatttagcacataatgctaaagtctactagcttgatgctaacgtttaatgaatttcccataggacggctaatgctaacgctcagtcaacctaaacatacattgctgactaaatgaacatcttcatatactcacaaacatgaattttccaaactctttaagGATAGTTTtgttaaagtaaccatttgtgatctaaaacacttttttttgctcattcttgttggagtttctccttttgagaatccatgtatgCTTTCAAAATCTTATTATTTACCTAACATAGTTTACAGTATGTCAACTGTATCAGactaatgtaaatattttcaaaacgtacaaataaattacaaatgtttttctaagcaaatgtgtctaaatgtgtaaaccgtgtaaactcaaaatttaattgaatccaattgaattgagtggatcgtaagaataataaaaaaaatcatgaataaaatcgattctggaaattattatcgatacccatccctattaaaaacaccaaaatcataGTTTTCTTTGGTGTGGGTCTTCAAAGAGGCTGAAGTAAATCTGTGtaaccaaaatgaaaacaatcttGTTTGTGCTGTAAAAGTTCTTGTGCTCCCTGACacgttttaaactaaattattaaatgaaTAATGCTCATGCCATCCATATTTGCAGACATTTTATCACACAGAGACACTGTTGCCCCGTCATGTTGAATTCCCTCCAGCAGTCCGAGGAAGATGGCAGTGATGGAGGTCCAGGCCCTGGCACGACTTAATTCCCCTgcatcaaaggaaaaaaaaaaaaaaagtgccctTTCTTATTTTGTCCACTTAAGCGCTGGAGGGATCCCAAGTGTCTGTATGCATTGGGATTAGCTGCATTATTGTGTCTGCTTTGAACCTCACTAGGTGGTGCCAGAGGGTGTGAACTAATGTAGCGTCAGAAAGAAGTCTgctgcaatttctttttttttttttctcagaaaagagCTTTCTATAGGGATGCCCAGTTTCACGATGACATGCACCGTTGGACGGCCGCTCAACGACCCTTTGAGGTGTGCAGTGCAGGAACGCCGTCCTCTACTGAGGTTGCTCAAAAAGTACAAGTGTTTGGCGCTGTCCCAACTCCAGGCGAGTCAATGTGGTCCCTCAGTTCAGCCGTGTCAGACCTGGCTGAAGAAAAGCCTCATCCGCTCAGTCAtgagagaaaagaagaagtcaGGTTGCGTGTGGCGtcttgttttattaataaaccCCGCGCTCTCGCTGCAGTCGCatgtattttttagcattttagatGGGCACTGACTTACATCATGTCCAGGCAGCCATGCTTGGAGATACATTTTGTGGGCCTGTCTATTATTTGttctgctgaaatattaatatTCATCAGGTGCAGTTTGATACGGCTGTGATTTGCATTACACGCCAGTCACCTCGCTGCTCTGAGCATCTACCTTTTCTGCCCCAGCAAGCTCTCAGCCTGAATGCCTCACAGCTCCAGCAACTAAAGTGATTCTTCAAGAGAACATCacgatttattattttttttacaggaaagATTAAGGGAAAActtattcacatttttgaatAGCTTTCAACCGGCTGATTGCAGAAGAAAGACCCTcagcagaaaatcaaagaacttttcacctgtttttttcAGGAGTTTGGGGCGCTGCCTTTTTTTCGGGCAATTTTAGGAAGGACAAACATGGATACTCATCCAGACAGCTGTTAATCTCATGGATCAGAGCTTTCCAAAGTGTCTTCTTCCCGTAGATGAGCACTGTGGCTGTAACGGCGGCAAAAGCTGACATGACCAGAATTGTGACCCCGACTGAGCTGTCGTGGTTCACAACGATCTGGTAGTTCACGTACAGATCGGCGATGAGAAAGATGAGGAAGTTGATGACCAGAGTCAGAGCCATCTGGATCACCCGCATCTGACTGCCAAGCTTTGGGGGGTGCGCGCCGTTGGTGCTGGCTTTCATGTGGTGGAGATGCATGCCCAGATGGAAGGAGATGGAGACGCAGCACTTCAGCATGATCAGCCCCGGCAGGACATCCGAGAGGATCAAAAAGACGATGTTGTAAATTTGTCCAGCTGTGGAATCGGGCAGTAAAATCCCACAATCCTTATTCACGGCGGTTTGGTTGTTGGGGTGGAACACGATGAGCACCGGGATGCAGGTGGCCAGGCCTGTCAGAGCGATGACAAAAACTGCCAGAGTCACGTGTTTGAGGATGGCGGTGTGGATCTGCGTGTAGCAGCGATTTGGCGCGGTGACCAGTTTGGTGCTGTAGTAGAAAGCAAGGAAGCTGGTGTCCCATAAGATGGTGAACTTCAAACCCATGATGACCAGCAACAGAATGGTGTAGAACATCTGGTCAATGCGGCACCGAACATCTATAATATCCATGGTCATCCAGATGTAGGACACCAGCTGATAAATCGTGTTGGACACCGACAGAGCTATGATGATGATATCACTGGGGCTCCtctgctttttgtctttttggcgCCACAGACTCACGAGAAAGATGTAAGAGTTGAAGAAGATGGTCGCCGTGGCTACCAAACCTGTAAAAACCCAAACGGTCAATTTGCTCAATCCGAACATGTTTGCAGATGTGTGATCAGCGGGGATTAAAACATCAGAGTAAAAGCAAACTTGTTTTCTTCTGAGATGACAAGCAGGCAAAAAGTTCTGCACGCGCTCCAAACCAGACGATTATTTCATTTGTCACATAAGGGAATCCGTCACACTGTCAGAGGAGCCTGCGGAAAAGAGTCACACATTTAGCGTCTGAGCAACATAAAGCAGATGCAAAACCAAACTTAAATAAGATTAGAGTGATCTGTGCGGGAAACGGCTTCCATTTATACCTCAAACGAAGCCTCTTTCCCGTCTGATGAGGCTTTTTTATCCCTCCGAATCCAACACAAGGTCTCTGCTTATCTGCTGAATCCTCCAATGTGCTCgattcacaagttttttttctctgttaacAATTAATCACTACATGGAGCCGTGTGCATTATGCACAAGATGGGGAAAACCCTTGCGTTCAAGAGGTCTCTCACAGGGATTTATATGTTAGCTTTCAATTTGCATCAAACCAGAGCCCAGGTAGTGGTGAAACGGTATTTGCATTGACACAGGTCGGGCAGGATGGGACTCTACTGTTCGTCTCTCAGGGCAGCGTGACAGCTCAGCCATTCCAGCCTGCTTGCAAATCACTTTTCCGCCAGCAGCACCACAAAATTTGCAAACACCAGACCACCTATTTACCTGATAAGCCAAGTAAATCCGCTCGAGCTCACCTTCAAGAACGGAGGTCATACAGGGCCTTGTTGCTGCAGTTTTTGCAGGGTAACTTTTTGGACAgacttgaaacacatttttaatcttaaatccCTCTTGCAGTTTGGGCTGCAGCATcactttgaagtttaaaaagGGAATGCAATGCAGCTCATCTTTTCTCCAGAATATTACTTTAATTGTGCATCATTTACAGGCCAGATTAAAATAGTGTCACCCCTAAAAAATAGCcccttttaacattttacaccCATTGTGTCCCGATGTGAAAAACGTGCTCTGACAACTTGTCAAGATCTCTGCTCTTCAATGAGacttttatttagcaaaagAGATTATGTGGTTTTGGAACAAGGCTGCAAGAATAATATTTGCAGTAAGTTGCTTCATCTCCTTCCCTGGGTTATGCATGTCTATCACAGGACGCACTaatttgtgcaaataaaaagCCCTGGAGGATCTGCACTTgatgaaacatttaatttgagcAAACAGatagatgtttaaaatgtacatgCCCTGGGTCAATATGTCTAAATGTGAAGTGAAGAAGTGGCAAAGTCAGCTGTGTGGGCGGGAATGGGGTGAGAGTACAAatggcacaaaaaaagaaaccggTTCTACATATAGTACAAGATGGCTCAAGTCCTTAAGGGGACCAAGGGAAGATCTTTTTGCTGACAGCCCACTAACACACACCACTCTTGGCTCTTCTTATTAATTCAACACATCGAGTTTGAAGGTGGAATCAAGGCTTtgcagaggattttttttttcctttggagaTGAGGCTCCAGGCGCCCTTTCACTTCAGCttggaatttgtttttcttagttCGCAAAATACaagagaaatacacaaaaaaatcatggtTATCTTTTtgttctccaaaaaaaaagggagTCAGGAACAGATGGACAAAAAGGatgccatcattttttttctcccttcatAGCTCACGGTTAGAAAAAGCATCCACGCACCAATGTAAGTGCTTTGCACATGTCTCTATCATTTCCCCATAAATTACCATTTCTAATTAAGTAGCTTTGAACCTTTTGACCGCGTCGACGAAGCGACTTTTTATTATCACACTTAATTTTCTGTGTCAACACAAAACCAATGTGTGGTGCCAGCTCATTCTGCTTTCAAGGGCAGATGTGTTTCAGACTATTATTTTCTTGTGATTTGTCTGCTCAGACTTCAGAAAGCCAAAATATCTTCATacttgttcaaatgtttcttttattttcactaaaacctgtacatatttatatttaaaaaaaaacaataaaatgttacattaccatttttgagaaaaaaaagataaaaaaatgttttttctgtatttacagATTACATCCAGTTTTACAATAATTGATGTAGACGGTTGTAGTGTTTACAAAAGTGAGACATTGACTCCGTGTGAGCCATAGTAACACAGACATTCCTTTTGTTCAGCGCCTAAATGTATTATTGCACCCCCAGTCACTCGTCCTAAACTTGACAGGTAGCTTCATGCCGGCGGTCACACAGCATATCCATATTGAGGGTCGTAATGAAGGCGAGGAGCAGTGTCACTCATTTGAGCTCGTCCATTAATGCTTCCTGTGGAGGTGATGCCAAGTTCACTGCCGTTGGGCTGGGGGGTCACCAAGGAGTTGTACTGCAACCCATGATGAGTCCGGTATCCCACCACCGGTTGGTAGGTGGAGCGTCTGCTGGATTGTCTGCTGGTGGGTCTACTCTCTGGGGCTGGGACATCCTccctaaaattaaataaaaaaaaaaaaaaacatggtttcaGTTTGTGAGATTCCCCTCCCTCTGGGCCTGAGATAGTCTCCAGCTCTGATGCAA from Oryzias melastigma strain HK-1 linkage group LG9, ASM292280v2, whole genome shotgun sequence encodes the following:
- the LOC112148057 gene encoding uncharacterized protein LOC112148057; translation: MFGLSKLTVWVFTGLVATATIFFNSYIFLVSLWRQKDKKQRSPSDIIIIALSVSNTIYQLVSYIWMTMDIIDVRCRIDQMFYTILLLVIMGLKFTILWDTSFLAFYYSTKLVTAPNRCYTQIHTAILKHVTLAVFVIALTGLATCIPVLIVFHPNNQTAVNKDCGILLPDSTAGQIYNIVFLILSDVLPGLIMLKCCVSISFHLGMHLHHMKASTNGAHPPKLGSQMRVIQMALTLVINFLIFLIADLYVNYQIVVNHDSSVGVTILVMSAFAAVTATVLIYGKKTLWKALIHEINSCLDEYPCLSFLKLPEKKAAPQTPEKNR